In the Ornithodoros turicata isolate Travis chromosome 5, ASM3712646v1, whole genome shotgun sequence genome, CTGGCGCCTTCTCTGATTACCGCCTGATGGGGCATGTAGTACGTCCTGCCCTGCGATGATTGGTGTGGGTTTGCCACTTCCGCAATACCGCTGCGTAGCTGCTGCCGTATGACGTTGTCATACTCGTTCATGAGCTGTGAGTCACGTGTAAGCTTCCTCAGGAGTTGATGAAGTCGCTTTCGGGCGACGGCCTCGCTGCTCTCCAGATCCACTTCCGTTTTCCACGGTAGGCATACTTGATAGCGATCTTCGACCTTCACCACAGTCTCCATTAACGACGTTACAACGTCGTTATCCTTCGTATCATCGTTTTCTGTCTTACGTATTCCCAGGCTGTCCAAATCCCACAACTTTGTCACGAACTCTTCCAGTGGCCGCTCTTGTGTAACCGTCCGCAGCACTACCGTCTTGTTACAGTGTACAACATTTCCGCCTGTCGGGATGGGGCCCTGAACACACCAGCCGAAGGACGTTTCGATGGCCCTCAGTCCCTTGCCAAGGTCTTCCACCTTCCCGCTGACGACTCCCCAATAATAGTCGGATCCTATGAGCACTGCGATCTCTTTGGAATCGGTCTGAATAACATCAGCTGGCTCCAGATTCTTGTCGTTCAGCTTGCCTTGTATATCTTTGTCAATCATCGGAAGAATCTGTTCGCAAATGCTGTCGGTTTCCAATGCTTCAATTTCGAAGCTCTCTTCTCCATTACGACTGCTCATTGACAATCGTACTCTCCTGAAGCTCCGTTCTGAGAGGTGGCCTCCAAACACTTCAACCGTAAGCTCCTCGGTCTCCAAATACTTCCACCCCAGTTTCTTCGCCATCCTCCTTGATATGAAGGACCGCTGGCTCCCGCTATCAAACATGATTCTGGCAAGTGTCGTAGAGATTTCTCCTGACAGCATAGCCGTCGCAGTCTGAAGGAGAACTGTAGCCCTCCATGAATTGTCAGCAGCTGAATGTAGGCTAACGGACGTCGTTGGCATTGTGACAGAGTCCTGACCCCCGTCAATTTCTTTCGATCCTTTTTTCGACACGTAGCTTGGATCGCACATTGAAGCTGAATGTCGGCCTGTGCATTTCCTGCAACGCAACCTGCTCTTGCACTCCGTGGATTGATGATTAAGTTTAGTGCATCGGTAGCACCTCCGCTCAGCTCTGAGAATCTCCTTTTTCTTCGTTAACGGAATGTCAGAATCACAATTCTCCGTCCCATGTTGTTGTGACGAACAGAATGTGCAGCGTGTCTTCCCAGCCAAGTGCTGCAGTGCAGCTACTGAAGCTGTTGGCAGGCGTTTCCGGTCGTGAGAAGTCTTGCACTGTCCCTTGTCGTCGGTTTTTTGGGTAGATGTTGACTACTCCCGGCTTTGTACTTCAATTCTAACCAGCTGAAGTAGGTCTGAATACACACACTGAAGTCACCATCCCAGCAACgttctgcgctcaaagctcttctgacatttctggacaccatcggacttcgatcgttattgtgacggggctcgttattttattccccacattcccaacagcaatggggtagagtatcgcctgtggcgatgaacctccccactctccaaagccaaaataaagttgttgttgacacCTTGTTCCGGTATTGTCTCACAGCAGGGTTCGAAATTCTTGCCGTTCCGGCGCTGTCTCCAGCTTGAATATCACATGGAACTCCCACCGGGATGGATGCAATTGCCGATTTTCTGTGATATTGCATCACAATGTCTCTTGGTAACGAGCGTAGCAGTACAGGGTACAGCAGTGAACACGAGTCTTCACTCACACCTAGGACGTTCAGTCCGCGAATGTGGGCTTGAAGTCTGTCATAGAGCTTACCAAGCTCGCGTACGTCTTCGGACAATCGTACGggacgaatattcaaaattcgCTTTCATGTGGTCCTGAATGATGGCAGATTCCGTCCCATAACGTTGCCGCAACAACTCTACTGCGTCCTTGCAGCATTCTGCTGACAAGTGCAGACCTGCTATGGCAGCTGCTGCCTCGCCGACTAATACCGACTTTAGGTAACTGAACTTGTCACTCTGGGTCAGATCTTCGTTCTGATGGATCAGCCGTTTTGAGTTGTTCCCAAATGGCCTGCCAATTTCGCCGCTTGACGTCGAACTTCAATACGTAACTCCAATTTAGGGAGTTTCACTTTGACTGCCGTCGATCTCGTCGTCGAAGTGGTCTGTATTCCACCTTGTACAGATCCATTCTTCTTGCATTTCAGTCTGGCGATGCAGGTAATCACACGGTCGTTGTATTCATATGTGCGCGTAAAATCCTCTTCGCTCTGTTCGATCTCGCTGTGTTCGATTTCAGCGTCTACGTCGTTAAGTTGCTGGTGACACGCTTGAAGTCGTTCGATCAACACATCGAGAGCGTCCAACGTGACTTCTCCAGTCCCGCTCAATAGACTGTTGGCTTCGGTGATGATTCGGGTCACTTGGGACCGGAGCAcctgacgtttcttcggtaggtGAGACATGGCGTCCGCCGTGTTCGATTCCGGTGATTCGCTGCGTCGTTACCGTTTCAGCAGTGTTCCTCGATCAGAGTCATTCAATACCTTCAGTCCTCGAacatcccgggtttcggcaccaaaaagTTCAGTGAAATCGTTCGTTGGGGAGCTTCGCTCAAAGACAGGGACTCAAGCATTCCATCGCAGCAGCATTTATTTGCGACCATCTCTCGCGGTACCCGAACCAAGAAtgccaaaaaaaaacacacacacacacacacacaaaagaaaaacagttcACGTCACGTGCTCCCGGCACGGTCGTTGTCTTTTTCCCTTTGTAACACGTTTACAACTTCAGCCCAAAAATGTTACACGCAAAAATGTTCTAACAACTCCTATTTACCACGTGAccgcttccttttctttttctttagaaattgttgatagccttttgcaatgggGTCCAATGGCATGTTGTAGGCcgtttcccagcacttttcggtacagtaaaggatTATCTGCTTTGAACAGCATGGTTCTATGTTCAGTGCTGAagaaaagtttatggaacacgctccggcgcattccttccgcAGAGTGACACACTAGCAACGAATGTGACCacacggacttacagacatgtgcctgggtaacccagtcacctgtttgcaagtctgtATGGTaacattcgctgctagcgtgtcactctgagggaagaatgcgccggagcgtgttcggtaaacttttcttcagcactcctaTGGAGTGTAGAGGCGAGAGAGTAAGTGGAACGAAGGAGGAGCAAAccatcgccggaacctgatattacctctcacatgtggtacactgattagcacagcacacgtaaaccggttcaaaccgattaatatcggttcaaaccgttatttggttgcgctgaacccaaacccgaaccgaaccgacaaccttgaaccggaacttgaaccgaaccccaaaaaataacggttccgagccctgcatacagctgacgctgaaaatCGTGTTACCATTGCGTAACAACcccctcattttttttttcttgtttatctgAAAGACTAGATGCTCTGCCGAAGAAAACTGTGCATATCGTATCAGCACGCACCAAAACAGTGGAACAGAAACGGTAATCTCAAAATCGGCATAAACGGCTCCTGGCTGTTCCTTGAAGCATTCACCATCCAGCAACTTTTATAGAGTCGTTGCGCTGAAATTATGTGCTGACCGCATAGCGCATCCCTGTAAGTACCAGCAAAAGCACGCGCTCGTTCCATCGTTTTGCTGATGCTAGTATGTAGCTTTTAGCGGAGTGCGTCTGCGAATGGTGGAACCTGGAGCGCTTCAGAGAATACCGCTCTCTATATTATTGCCTCGTAGACTGTAACAACAGCTACCGAAACGCAAACGGCAAGGACATAAAATTTTACAGCTTTATACGCAAGCCGAACGAAAAGGAACGCTTGCAGCGTTGAATCTCCGCTGCTCGCCGTACTAACTACTAAGCGAGTTTAGCTTATGGTACTTTATTAGCCGCGCTCCGGTTACGTTCCACACATGCTGGTGTAGCTCTGTTGTATAATTAATGCTGGAAGCGTAAGCGACCCCCTCAAAACACGCGTTATGCGAGCGGCTGCTACGACGTAACGAACGCCTGTGAACATGAGTGACTGCTTCGATGAAGGGCCACTAGCGGCGCATCAGTCAATAATCGCATCGCCTTCCAGATATCATTAGAGCAGTAGTTGTAAAACCGTGCAATCAAGGGACGACCAAAGCTGTTAAAGGCCTAGCTTCTTTTTAGGAAACAACCAGTGCCGTACATAGTGGTGCTATACCATAGTTTCTCTGAGCGAGAGCAGGTAATTGAATAGgtaaacatgaaagaactgatgttcggaggctggaacaacatagaagggtcaaatacatacaaagcctcaatttgcctaagaaattaacgatgaaagatgaaagtcactgtaaaggttagccagctgtaggactcgaacccacatcttctgaattgccggtccagggctctaccaattgagctaagctaacactaacactgagctaagctaagctgaactaagctaacactgagtgagcaaaaatgtaagagtgaaaggaagatgagtgagagagagtggctggtttgtcccttcagatgacgcaccctggaagtcgctgagaaggcgtgttagcgtagctgaattggtagagccctggaccggcaatccagaagatgtgggttcgagtcctacagctggctaaccttttcagtgactttcatctttcattgaaTAGGTAATTGGAGtggatttacacgtaaggtgtgtcagcctagtgtggcgacatgttgcacgtactGCAGGGTAGGACAGCGAACAATTTCGACCATCTGGACGTCCTTtcgacgtgcgccggaaatcttcgACGCAcggtgctggtggtgatgataATGCAACTGCTTGCCACAGTCGGCCAtgcttaggcgggcaacgtcacgaccacGACTATCACAGGAGGggaccgtgcgtcctgggccgacttcacagggaactgtgccgacatttgtcgtaaagcgtctgacgaaaacccagggaaaacacccagacagcacagccggcgcccggatcACACGGTGCTGGCGGTGCAAAGAtcaggtggtggtggcggttgTGTAACTGCTTGTCGTAGTCGGCCGCGCaaagcgggcaacgtcacgactaacgcaggtCCGTGAAAACAGGAGTATAGGTTTGGATTTGCAGTGAAGCCCAGTCAGGGGTTAAGCGATGAGCGATAGAacaccagaaaatgaaaatgaaattaaaaAGCACTGTGGGGATGCTTGACTAAGGTGCTGAAGAATAAGCAGAAACAActgggccggttggtacatatcaTTTGCAGGCGGcataactaactaactaacggACTAATGCACTAACGGACCACTTGTGATGCGTCCTTAAAGACAGTATATCAGCTTGGTATCCCTCAGTGAGGAAGCCAATTTTAAAGCGCGACAACGTCTTTCTGCCGGCgttgaggtggtggtggtgctagtgaaagcgctcgccgttctcgacctcacagaggtgggcaacgtcacgactaccgctctgggggaatgtgtgtcctgggccgacttacgTGAGagaagagaactgtgccgacatacgtctgacaGCTTGTGAGgaaaaaacccaggaaaaaacccagatagcacagccggcaccgggattcgaactcgggtacctcccagtctcgacgtgacatggccagcatgctaaccactgagccacgtgaggtggtggtggtgcaatTTCTCCGACCAATAGggttgttttattttgtttcgaTAGCTCGCATGCTTGTCGTTGTGccttcttctttctcgtctgCAGCTTGTCGTGGATGTCTCACAATACTCTTGTAACCAGCCgtataaaaataatgaaaaagaaaggatGTTACTTCCTGCACAATCGTGGAGCAATACATATTTGTTTCTGCAGAAAATCTGTTTCTGTAACTCTCCAAACGAAGAAGGTTAATgttctaacgagtgggtaggACCACTCGTGAGGCAAACTACCTCGTTAGATCGTTAATGAagcgagagattacgcccctgtcacgttaacgaaaagagcgcgtcatacatcACGTGTCCGAGTTCACAAGTACCTCGCGCTTCGTTAGATCATTAGCCATAAAAGCAATGAAGCCCGAGAGCACATGAACACACTCGTCAAGAAGACGACATCGTTAGATCGTTACGCGagcgagagattacgcctttgtcccgttaaccAAAAGAGCGCGTCAcctcacgtgaaacgtgtcgCCTGCACGTCTTCACgagtgccccgcccctcgtCAGCTCGTTAGACGTgtaagcgattaagccccctggcgATGTTCAAGAGCCTCATTAGTACTATAGAGTCTATGAGAAACTGagacattgccaccagggctgcgccaccgtcgcgtctgggccgtcttcactcgcgtattttttcccgcgcccgGTGGGCGGCGCTCGTGTGGAGGCATGTgtggagggctgcgtgcgcgcttaccctcgcatatttttcagcctgggccgacttctttagTCATTTTTCCATCTACGCCGACATCAATTGCGATTTTTTTCatgctacagcaggtgtgcagtaggtggtttacatgcaaatatAGACATGAAAAAGATAGccgtacacaaaagtacaagtgaaaatatatttattaaactcattagtgtcagaaattatgttattactctgtgtgaaggagaaaaacccagccaaaaacctgaagcagaagaaacacgaTACAATACttgtaataaagaatatacttattacagatatgatgcaatagcattgaagaggtatcaaacaccaaacacaatatttttattaatggtaatcacccaagttttcaattaagcagaagggatagcacatttaatcaaagaatatatttttaattaatgtgattacaatcaaaattacaagttttattataaaaagtctcacattattatacgtgagcaccatagtggagttttaattacaaagttctgatagatgtacgtaacttcaagcacaacagctaatattccaatatgacacaattaaccagattcttatgaagtgatcggtgGACTTGGCGGAGGACCTTCGTTTACCGTcgcgcatttttcaacctgggcccacttctctggcgatttttccgcctgggccgaattcattcACTCTTTTTtcactctgggccgacttcattcgtaatttttccgctacaacagttgtgcggtgggcggtttacatgcaagaatagtaaagccaaatagtggcaggaattatgttgtaactctgcgtgaaggaggaaaacccagccaaaaaacatgaaacggaagaaacacaatacacataataaagaatatgggaagctaagttgaatattccaacacgacacaattaatcaatttcttattatgtgaataacacacacacaaggaaatcatgagaaacacgatcaacagctcaTAGAGAACCAAATCGACGCACCATCCAAACAAGAGTTAcgtacaggaaaataattgaaaaacaatatatcaaaacgagaaacatgcacgcacttaacactgaatagcagagaaacactttgaacggcgcatcatccacacgtaaacaatagaatacatgcaaggaaataatgagaaacacgatcaacagctaatagagagccaaacaaCAATGCACCATTGAACACGTAAAAATGAgctacaaaaaggaaaaataatttaaAACAATCTATTAAAAAGATAAACATGTAcggacttaaagggactatcgcatccgtccccggtcgattccgaaactgtagtgctcTTATACTCCGCTTTCATCACtgacaataacgccgaaaacccgacgcgaattggcagcgttgttcctgtgcagtttgatataaaacctggccagagcagacgacgccttcctggattccctctctagaaacgtcacacggacgaggccaatcactgcacgccctttgacatggagaataccaatcacggagcggccggagggaccttggtagccttggcaaccgacgGACAGGCGGGCGGGAgaggcggaatgctaggggacggcgtcttctctgttaccggctcgctgaatgttgtttctggttaacgctgaacgtgttcgtacagccaggagcgtaacgccgtgcttcacgtaacatggttacgtctgcactgacactggtaagcgaaagtcagcgtatttaccgagcacttttcacttagtatagtgcGACGCGAACgtcaagcagacgatctcggagacaatcgcctgcgcagCGCTCCAATTCgtgcgcctggcttacgtcatcatcgtttCGTATCATCGCTTCCATCTCTGcactttgcatacctgttttcagctatttctgccacgtcaacttgagtgcctggatcacgcacacacgaagcagtcttgcgccacttcaacaccggacggcccctaaaattaaatttgttgatgttgacaatgttcagCACGGGACAAAttggataacataagttaaatggaatacgtcatcgctatattatagtttatacatgtgtgacacctgtacatacctaagacgttgtgttgaactcgtcacctcggtgaagcaaaatcactggttactgaacgacagtttgcttcggacgtcttcgcgattcgccttctacggcatctttgTAGTCGTCGG is a window encoding:
- the LOC135395901 gene encoding uncharacterized protein LOC135395901; protein product: MCDPSYVSKKGSKEIDGGQDSVTMPTTSVSLHSAADNSWRATVLLQTATAMLSGEISTTLARIMFDSGSQRSFISRRMAKKLGWKYLETEELTVEVFGGHLSERSFRRVRLSMSSRNGEESFEIEALETDSICEQILPMIDKDIQGKLNDKNLEPADVIQTDSKEIAVLIGSDYYWGVVSGKVEDLGKGLRAIETSFGWCVQGPIPTGGNVVHCNKTVVLRTVTQERPLEEFVTKLWDLDSLGIRKTENDDTKDNDVVTSLMETVVKVEDRYQVCLPWKTEVDLESSEAVARKRLHQLLRKLTRDSQLMNEYDNVIRQQLRSGIAEVANPHQSSQGRTYYMPHQAVIREGASTTQLRVVFDGPSHDAKAKSLNDNLESGPNLICDLVALLLNFRKYRVAMVADIEKAFLQIGITDADRDALRFLWLKEAPTHDQPLPDIETYRMARVRFGTTSSPFLLAATLQQHLRSLKDEYSVTSTLLSESLYVDDLLVGAAD